A portion of the Babylonia areolata isolate BAREFJ2019XMU chromosome 4, ASM4173473v1, whole genome shotgun sequence genome contains these proteins:
- the LOC143281316 gene encoding uncharacterized protein LOC143281316, producing MDRFSADYIRQQPEYRYLVYKDSGHVIQTCVEDGEVKLRLGPHPPAATRNIVMLPHRAHRRSSTKSGTSSTASHFTVSHITTARAHSSATSDNSSIEDPDKERHHQRQVVDRGDFCSRSGETDYSLKHGSVCATDVGKEPAKDDGHNENKAHQRTNHSSQYIRSEAGAKPPTRREDIYSDNKTDGQAEFSDDVGYTGASDLRQRTDNIEKRPMTENTDAVNNTGAITRTSTDERIVTERVSNPSVGQTAVLSSDIGQRSVTGHKDHIPSVNGDKINVGFHPLTPIEEQSTTMRNKNGHMKTGGVTVLSADTESKHATGIEVYGNLADPVNEATRNDITNAEISCGSVTGQENPSHSVNIDGSNAPKTAGRSRGIPYIHGQTDGVKQNEEHISGQSDGIGFTLGQTLSPSTYFSVGNQEQFTNTVKDVNKVGEMDGTKYGHVYTDENPDMERIHKNGNAQSKNCNLQRNETTEMKVGSPRISRPVAKQQTSKANGDVRNKNRGSKFQKCKKKKEMATANSKFSRRKSNREVTRQKRGKQNGIISQQSRSVDLQPQTSDSHRGSALSTFSANVPLRGDCLTADVNKCQKEQVNRNSGCLSDKERQVTLSNTSGVLFHSESPPDNANGREKCTLSIDPSKQVTWSFDTLVTDGKTDANDSIMNRAMNQIDAAYCAASVNVGQNPRQDAQIDASEEDRYLMAGKACAEAERDLDSNSLHEYPRPVTRVDVIETQPQKNTTSKSDADHHVRNSKFSKTENGLSTHEEEINHEKTYHVKSSVITDAVKSSPLSTNVAGCHVAPDLREARLIQNGTKTVMKTHLAVSVSDTSPAESCPTRTHMTSSGTATDLPQRTEVISLADQGKGDDATLTCFTVPVIIVDEASTVGDDSDYSDDIDAVVIDAEQYLTFAQNVQSENHREASSTAQSYNHEGSVLNVPPNPELSWENMPSAPCVKSPQHVLRPGLDSNHRYSTTAALELSGLRTSLTPSTYNVEFNTQSVYGLRWPCEDTTTSHHNFRQSPSKPSTPATWHHASRHRHKPSTSGCVLPGRTPSSSARVPTSRRVALDDLSFRTPHTADGSHHSNLKPATTTNRRSSVSSLGTVPLYRQVSWEGNRPDPPVHRPVRRRHSTALGIRHEELVDMACLHFLQAGGSGLGSAPGSRRHSVCTADNDPLGERRLSTASALSAGPSPWDSTLLQEDVDGPELTRQASQYDPKVEKSERYNHPRENAFNKTCQWLSPVRRGLRTLQVQYTQTNTTHNDGLIFAHLLRAAHVKNAAVEEAVYNTERRLYTRRHGDAPHATTFFDVQPDHRHPSAAYTASTTSGTEAGREQKHTSRHGSSAARSSSSTAAGGVGGGGSKPGYRTVAKKKKERRERIHKKNEELEMGYTPRMQSLPQLGPEDIEAIRAQCRHLRVSPHLQQHLYTVGVQLGEYSTVTSLT from the exons ATGGATCGATTTTCTGCAGACTACATACGACAGCAGCCAGAGTACCGCTACCTCGTTTACAAGGACAGCGGACACGTGATCCAGACGTGTGTTGAAGACGGGGAGGTCAAACTACGTTTAGGTCCTCACCCCCCGGCAGCCACACGAAACATAGTCATGCTGCCTCACCGGGCCCACAGGCGGAGCTCAACCAAGAGCGGAACGTCCAGCACCGCCTCTCATTTCACGGTCAGTCATATCACCACTGCCCGTGCTCACAGCTCAGCGACCTCGGATAACTCGTCCATAGAAGATCCCGATAAAGAGAGGCACCATCAGAGACAGGTTGTGGACAGGGGAGACTTCTGTAGTCGCTCGGGTGAAACAGATTATTCCCTGAAGCATGGCTCAGTATGCGCTACCGATGTAGGAAAGGAACCTGCCAAAGACGATGGACATAATGAAAACAAAGCTCACCAGCGCACCAATCACAGCAGCCAGTACATTCGCAGTGAAGCTGGAGCAAAGCCACCTACACGTCGTGAAGATATCTACTCTGACAACAAAACTGATGGGCAAGCTGAGTTCTCTGATGATGTCGGATACACAGGTGCTAGCGATctaagacagagaacagacaataTTGAAAAACGTCCTATGACCGAAAATACCGATGCTGTCAACAACACTGGCGCAATCACCAGAACGTCTACTGACGAGAGAATCGTTACAGAAAGAGTTTCAAACCCGTCTGTTGGACAAACTGCTGTGTTATCTTCTGATATTGGACAGAGAAGTGTAACTGGTCACAAGGACCATATCCCCTCCGTAAATGGTGACAAAATCAATGTCGGTTTTCACCCGCTTACACCCATCGAAGAACAATCCACGACAATGAGAAACAAAAACGGGCACATGAAGACAGGGGGTGTCACTGTGTTATCAGCTGACACAGAGAGCAAACATGCCACAGGGATTGAGGTTTACGGAAACCTCGCTGATCCAGTAAACGAGGCCACGAGGAACGATATTACCAATGCAGAAATTAGCTGTGGCAGCGTGACAGGACAAGAAAATCCTTCCCATTCTGTCAATATAGATGGAAGCAATGCTCCAAAAACGGCAGGTCGTTCAAGAGGAATCCCTTACATCCATGGACAAACAGATGGGGTCAAACAAAATGAAGAGCACATTTCTGGACAGTCAGATGGCATTGGCTTCACTCTTGGGCAAACACTGAGTCCTTCAACCTATTTTTCCGTTGGGAATCAAGAACAGTTCACAAACACTGTTAAAGATGTAAACAAGGTTGGTGAAATGGATGGTACAAAATATGGACATGTATACACTGATGAAAATCCAGACATGGAAAGAATTCACAAGAACGGAAATGCACAGTCTAAAAACTGCAACCTCCAGAGAAACGAAACAACAGAAATGAAAGTCGGGTCTCCCAGAATATCAAGGCCAGTTGCTAAACAACAAACTTCAAAAGCAAACGGTGATGTTCGTAATAAAAACCGCGGAAGCAAATTTCAAAaatgcaagaaaaagaaagaaatggccaCCGCTAACTCGAAATTTTCCAGAAGAAAATCTAATCGAGAAGTGACTCGGCAGAAACGAGGGAAACAAAATGGAATTATCTCACAACAGAGCAGATCTGTAGATCTGCAGCCCCAAACATCAGATAGTCATCGTGGATCTGCCCTTTCTACTTTCTCAGCCAATGTTCCCCTTCGTGGTGACTGTCTGACTGCGGACGTCAACAAgtgccaaaaagaacaggtaaacAGAAACTCTGGATGTTTAtctgacaaagaaagacaagtgACACTTTCTAATACTTCAGGAGTGTTATTTCATTCCGAATCACCGCCGGACAACGCAAATGGCCGAGAAAAGTGTACTCTTTCCATTGATCCCTCAAAGCAAGTAACATGGTCGTTTGACACGCTGGTCACAGATGGAAAAACAGATGCTAACGACAGCATAATGAATCGTGCAATGAACCAAATCGATGCAGCATACTGTGCTGCGAGTGTCAACGTGGGGCAAAATCCCAGACAGGATGCACAGATCGATGCGTCTGAAGAGGATCGATACTTGATGGCGGGCAAAGCGTGTGCAGAAGCAGAACGTGATCTGGATTCTAACAGTTTGCATGAATATCCAAGACCTGTGACTCGTGTTGATGTGATAGAAACCCAGCCACAGAAAAACACCACCAGCAAATCTGATGCCGACCATCATGTGAGAAACAGCAAATTCAGCAAAACTGAGAATGGTTTATCCACTCATGAAGAAGAAATTAACCACGAAAAGACGTATCATGTTAAAAGTAGTGTGATTACTGATGCAGTTAAGTCAAGCCCACTATCGACAAACGTGGCTGGATGTCATGTAGCACCTGACTTAAGAGAAGCCCGCTTGATACAGAATGGGACAAAGACTGTGATGAAGACCCATCTTGCGGTCAGTGTTTCTGACACTAGTCCAGCAGAATCCTGTCCGACACGTACACACATGACTTCCAGTGGCACGGCCACTGATCTTCCTCAAAGAACCGAGGTCATTTCACTTGCAGACCAAGGAAAGGGTGACGATGCCACGCTGACCTGCTTCACAGTTCCAGTCATCATTGTGGACGAAGCCAGCACAGTAGGGGATGACAGTGACTACAGTGACGACATTGATGCAGTGGTCATAGATGCTGAACAATATCTGACTTTTGCACAGAATGTGCAGTCTGAGAACCATAGAGAGGctagcagcacagcacagtcctaCAACCATGAAGGGTCAGTGTTGAACGTTCCTCCCAACCCAGAATTGTCATGGGAAAACATGCCATCAGCACCATGTGTCAAATCCCCTCAGCATGTTCTCAGGCCAGGACTTGATAGTAACCACAGATACAGCACAACTGCCGCACTGGAACTTTCTGGGCTGAGAACATCGCTGACACCGTCTACCTACAATGTGGAGTTCAACACCCAGAGCGTCTACGGACTTCGGTGGCCGTGCGAAGACACTACCACCTCCCACCACAATTTTCGCCAGTCTCCATCCAAACCCAGCACACCCGCAACTTGGCATCACGCATCAAGACACCGTCATAAGCCTTCCACATCTGGATGTGTCCTTCCAGGCCGGACGCCGTCCTCTTCGGCAAGAGTTCCCACGTCCAGACGGGTTGCATTGGACGACCTGTCTTTCAGGACCCCTCACACTGCAGACGGATCTCATCACAGTAACCTCAAgccggccaccaccaccaaccgcaGGAGCAGCGTAAGCAGCCTGGGAACGGTGCCCCTCTACAGGCAGGTCAGCTGGGAAGGAAACAGACCCGATCCTCCAGTGCACCGTCCAGTCAGAAGGCGCCACAGTACCGCACTGGGAATCCGCCACGAAGAACTGGTCGACATGGCCTGCCTGCACTTTCTCCAGGCTGGGGGGTCCGGGCTGGGCTCTGCCCCAGGGTCCAgaagacacagtgtgtgtaccGCCGACAATGACCCGCTGGGGGAGCGGCGACTGTCAACAGCCTCTGCCTTGTCAGCCGGGCCCAGTCCGTGGGACAGCACGCTGCTTCAGGAGGACGTGGACGGACCGGAGTTGACGCGTCAGGCCAGCCAG TATGACCCAAAGGTAGAGAAATCTGAACGGTACAACCATCCGCGAGAAAATGCTTTCAATAAAACTTGCCAGTGGTTGTCGCCAGTGCGCCGAGGTTTGCGAACTTTACAG GTACAATACACccaaaccaacaccacccacaacgACGGGCTCATCTTCGCGCACCTGCTGCGAGCGGCGCACGTGAAAAACGCCGCTGTGGAGGAGGCGGTGTACAACACGGAGCGTCGCCTGTACACCCGCCGTCACGGCGACGCCCCCCACGCCACCACTTTCTTCGATGTTCAGCCTGATCACCGACACCCCTCTGCAGCCTACACTGCCAGCACCACCAGTGGGACAGAAGCCGGACGAGAACAGAAACACACCAGCCGTCATGGCAGCTCCGCGGCCAGATCTTCATCTTCAACTGccgctggtggtgttggtggaggggggtcCAAGCCGGGGTATCG CACGgttgccaagaagaagaaggagaggcgAGAGAGGATCCACAAGAAGAACGAAGAGCTGGAAATGGGCTACACACCGCGAATGCAGTCGCTCCCACAGCTTGGGCCGGAAGACATCGAGGCCATACGCGCCCAGTGCCGTCACCTGCGCGTGTCCCCACATTTGCAGCAGCATCTCTACACAGTGGGCGTTCAGCTTGGGGAGTATAGCACTGTCACTTCACTGACCTGA